In one Sporocytophaga myxococcoides genomic region, the following are encoded:
- a CDS encoding AAA family ATPase, producing the protein MQNEMFENKIDLSVVASSIAKIKDEVRKVIVGQETMVELLLASILADGHVLIEGVPGVAKTLTSKVLARTISADFSRIQFTPDLMPSDVTGVSVFNQKTTEFDFKKGPIFSNIVLIDEINRAPAKTQAALFEVMEERQITVDGNTYLMDPPFMILATQNPIDQEGTYKLPEAQLDRFLFKIVVRYPQADEEFLILKDAHQNGSRSDLSKVTAVLSKLEIKEIREAVHKVHVEDHLIRYITSIIQETRNNASLYLGASPRASVAILRASKAIAAIRGRDFVTPEDIQEVTSPVLEHRVVVTAEKEMEGVTVSDVLKQIIKKIEVPR; encoded by the coding sequence ATGCAAAACGAAATGTTTGAGAATAAAATAGATCTTAGCGTAGTTGCCAGTTCAATTGCAAAGATAAAGGATGAAGTAAGGAAAGTGATAGTAGGTCAGGAAACAATGGTTGAGCTTCTTTTGGCATCTATCCTCGCTGATGGACATGTCTTGATAGAAGGAGTCCCTGGTGTGGCAAAAACTCTAACTTCAAAAGTCCTTGCAAGAACAATATCAGCGGACTTCAGCAGGATACAATTCACTCCTGATTTAATGCCTTCAGATGTAACAGGTGTTTCTGTATTTAATCAGAAAACTACAGAATTTGATTTTAAGAAAGGACCTATATTTTCCAATATAGTATTGATTGATGAAATCAACAGAGCTCCTGCAAAAACTCAGGCAGCATTATTTGAGGTGATGGAAGAAAGGCAAATCACTGTAGATGGCAATACATATCTGATGGATCCTCCATTTATGATTCTTGCAACACAGAATCCCATAGACCAGGAAGGTACATATAAGCTTCCCGAAGCACAACTGGACCGTTTCCTGTTTAAGATCGTCGTCAGATACCCTCAGGCTGATGAAGAATTCTTAATACTAAAAGATGCCCACCAAAATGGCAGCAGATCAGACTTGTCAAAGGTTACAGCTGTTTTATCCAAATTGGAAATAAAGGAGATAAGAGAAGCTGTTCATAAAGTACACGTTGAAGACCATCTTATCCGCTATATTACTTCGATTATACAGGAAACAAGAAACAATGCATCGCTATATTTAGGAGCATCTCCAAGAGCATCTGTTGCAATATTAAGAGCATCTAAAGCTATAGCGGCGATCAGAGGCAGGGATTTTGTAACACCGGAAGATATTCAGGAAGTAACCTCTCCAGTGCTTGAGCACAGGGTAGTTGTTACTGCTGAAAAAGAGATGGAAGGTGTTACAGTCAGTGATGTACTGAAACAAATTATAAAAAAGATTGAAGTACCTAGATAG
- a CDS encoding DUF58 domain-containing protein, giving the protein MKLLKSLYFNLLFFFLIGSNVVFYILAFFFPFLLLPASFTLVCLLIILSIDIAILYRMKAGIEAGRICSERFSNGDENQIVIKIKNKYPFTIKTTIIDEIPFQFQKRDFEIHETLKSGHDKEISYSLRPVKRGEYNFGSLNIYAQSPFRLIKRKYMFDGALNVKVYPSFLQMHKYELLAFTDKLRDQGIKKLRKLGHNLEFEQIRDYSLGDDIRSINWRATARKGHLMVNQYQDEKAQDIYSIIDKGRTMKMPFNGMTLLDYSINSSLVMSNIAMKKDDKAGLAIFSNKVTAFVKADRVSTQLNTISETLYKEKTAYPEHDFASLYVYLSRKISRRSLLMIYTNFEGITSARRQLSYLKKLSSRHLVVVIFFENTELSKVVNATNSASLEEIYTKTIAEKFLYEKRQITIEFQKYGIYTIYTSPEALTVNTINKYLELKSRNLI; this is encoded by the coding sequence ATGAAATTATTGAAGTCTCTTTATTTTAATTTATTATTTTTTTTCCTCATTGGAAGCAATGTAGTATTCTATATACTGGCATTCTTCTTTCCATTTCTATTGCTGCCGGCATCGTTCACATTAGTTTGTTTGCTGATAATTCTGAGTATTGACATAGCAATCTTATACAGGATGAAAGCAGGGATAGAGGCTGGAAGAATATGTTCAGAAAGATTTTCAAATGGAGACGAAAATCAGATAGTAATAAAAATAAAGAACAAATATCCTTTTACAATAAAAACAACAATCATTGATGAAATTCCTTTTCAGTTTCAGAAAAGAGATTTTGAAATTCATGAAACTCTAAAGTCAGGACATGATAAGGAAATTAGCTATTCTTTAAGGCCTGTAAAAAGAGGAGAGTATAATTTCGGATCTTTAAACATTTATGCTCAGTCTCCTTTCAGACTGATCAAAAGAAAGTATATGTTCGATGGTGCGCTTAATGTAAAGGTTTATCCTTCTTTTCTTCAGATGCACAAATATGAATTGCTCGCCTTTACAGATAAACTCAGAGATCAGGGAATAAAAAAGCTCAGGAAACTAGGGCACAATCTTGAGTTTGAACAGATAAGGGACTATAGTCTCGGAGATGATATCAGAAGCATTAATTGGAGGGCTACAGCAAGAAAAGGGCATCTTATGGTTAATCAGTATCAAGACGAAAAGGCACAGGATATATACAGTATCATTGACAAAGGAAGGACAATGAAGATGCCTTTCAACGGAATGACACTGCTTGACTATTCTATCAATAGCAGTCTTGTAATGTCTAATATTGCAATGAAGAAGGATGACAAGGCTGGCCTGGCCATCTTTTCTAATAAAGTAACAGCTTTTGTTAAAGCGGACAGGGTGTCCACTCAGTTAAATACAATATCAGAGACACTGTATAAAGAAAAGACAGCCTACCCGGAACATGACTTTGCATCGCTTTATGTCTATCTCAGCAGAAAGATATCAAGGAGAAGTCTTTTGATGATTTATACAAATTTTGAAGGCATTACTTCTGCAAGGAGGCAGCTTTCATATTTGAAGAAGCTTTCATCCAGACATCTTGTGGTAGTAATATTTTTTGAGAATACAGAATTAAGTAAGGTTGTTAATGCAACAAATTCGGCATCTCTTGAAGAGATCTATACAAAGACAATTGCTGAGAAGTTTTTGTATGAGAAAAGGCAGATCACTATTGAGTTCCAGAAGTATGGTATCTATACAATTTATACAAGTCCTGAAGCACTGACTGTAAATACAATTAATAAATATCTGGAGTTGAAGTCGAGGAATTTAATTTAA
- a CDS encoding DUF4350 domain-containing protein, translating into MKKKEVKYGLGLLSLFILLVIVEYNQPEPIDWSHNYSVEKKSPFGSYGLFKLLPGYFKNSKITTSRKTIYETEKEFADSTFNYIIIGDQFNPSTEDIVALKDILNKGNDVFIAASYFSNEVEDSLGFYAGSKLFRDLHISSDSLFKKAPDTIEVAFVAPYSEKPNTYKFENNHLSSVFDSLNKYPENRVLAATSKGDPVIIYKRIGNGRLFLSSFPLAYTNYYFTRPSGKSFIEKSFNFFQPDKTILWDIYYHGEVVVSTNPLRFVLGNNALRYSLYLTTLAAVLFIMFEGKRKQRIIPIIEPVTNNSLEFIRTISNLYFSKGNHKNIASKKIVYFFDHIKNHYYIQVSDPDFKKRLIAKSGMEEVKVNHLLNYIDTIKSKSSLSGEDLIKLNNLIEDFLKNCR; encoded by the coding sequence ATGAAGAAGAAAGAGGTGAAGTATGGATTAGGTCTACTGTCATTGTTTATTCTGCTGGTCATTGTGGAATACAACCAGCCTGAACCTATTGACTGGTCTCATAATTATTCTGTGGAAAAGAAAAGTCCTTTTGGGTCTTATGGTTTGTTTAAATTATTACCAGGGTATTTTAAAAATTCAAAGATTACTACCTCCAGAAAGACTATCTATGAAACAGAAAAGGAATTTGCTGATTCAACCTTTAATTATATTATTATAGGCGATCAGTTTAATCCTTCAACGGAGGATATTGTTGCACTAAAGGATATTCTAAACAAAGGTAATGATGTATTTATTGCAGCATCCTATTTTTCAAATGAGGTAGAAGATTCCTTAGGTTTTTATGCTGGTTCAAAACTTTTCAGAGATCTTCATATAAGCAGTGATTCATTATTCAAAAAAGCTCCTGATACTATTGAAGTTGCTTTTGTAGCTCCATACTCTGAGAAGCCAAACACATACAAATTTGAAAACAATCATCTTTCCTCAGTATTTGACAGTTTAAATAAATATCCTGAAAACAGAGTGTTGGCCGCTACTTCTAAAGGGGATCCGGTTATAATATATAAGCGTATTGGAAATGGGAGGCTTTTCCTTTCTTCATTTCCGCTTGCTTATACCAACTATTATTTCACTCGCCCTTCAGGAAAGTCATTTATTGAAAAGAGCTTTAATTTCTTTCAGCCAGACAAAACTATCTTATGGGACATTTATTATCATGGTGAAGTAGTGGTGTCAACTAATCCTTTAAGGTTTGTTCTTGGGAATAATGCTCTGCGTTATAGCCTTTATCTGACCACGCTTGCTGCTGTTCTCTTTATAATGTTTGAAGGAAAGAGAAAACAGCGGATCATTCCTATTATTGAACCTGTAACAAATAATTCACTTGAGTTTATTAGAACAATCAGTAATCTCTATTTTTCAAAAGGTAACCATAAGAATATTGCTAGTAAGAAGATTGTTTATTTCTTTGATCACATCAAAAATCACTATTACATACAAGTATCTGATCCAGATTTTAAAAAAAGGCTGATCGCAAAATCCGGTATGGAAGAAGTAAAGGTTAATCATTTGCTGAATTATATTGATACAATAAAAAGTAAATCTTCTCTGAGTGGAGAAGATCTGATAAAATTAAATAACCTGATAGAAGACTTTTTAAAAAATTGCAGATAA